One window of the Roseovarius sp. THAF9 genome contains the following:
- a CDS encoding SDR family NAD(P)-dependent oxidoreductase: MQISDTAAIITGGASGLGEATARHFRAQGAKVTLLDRDAKRGAEVAAEIGASFAETDVTDEASVKAAIATAKDAMGKITAAVNCAGIATGEKTLGRDGPHSLDGFRRTIDINLIGTFNVARLAAEEIAQNVAAPDGTRGVIINTASIAAFEGQKGQTAYAASKGGIVGLSVPMARDLSRDGIRVMAIAPGIFATPMLKGLPQEVQDGLAQDVTFPKRLGDPDEYASLARFIVECDYLNGEVIRLDGALRMQ, translated from the coding sequence ATGCAAATCTCAGACACCGCCGCAATCATCACCGGGGGCGCCTCGGGCCTGGGGGAAGCGACGGCACGGCACTTTCGCGCGCAAGGGGCCAAAGTCACCCTGCTGGACCGCGACGCGAAGCGCGGCGCCGAAGTGGCCGCCGAGATCGGGGCTAGTTTTGCCGAAACGGACGTCACCGATGAAGCCTCGGTCAAGGCCGCGATTGCCACCGCCAAGGACGCCATGGGCAAGATCACCGCTGCCGTCAATTGCGCGGGCATCGCAACCGGAGAAAAGACGCTGGGGCGCGACGGGCCGCACAGTCTTGATGGCTTCCGCCGCACTATCGACATCAACCTTATCGGCACGTTCAACGTGGCCCGCCTTGCCGCCGAGGAAATCGCGCAGAATGTCGCCGCGCCCGACGGCACGCGTGGGGTCATCATCAACACGGCATCCATAGCCGCCTTCGAAGGGCAAAAGGGCCAGACCGCCTATGCCGCGTCCAAGGGCGGTATCGTGGGCCTCTCCGTGCCCATGGCGCGGGACCTGAGCCGCGACGGCATCCGGGTCATGGCCATCGCACCGGGTATCTTTGCGACGCCCATGCTAAAGGGCCTGCCGCAGGAGGTGCAAGACGGGCTGGCGCAGGACGTGACCTTTCCCAAGCGGCTGGGCGACCCGGACGAATACGCATCGCTGGCGCGGTTCATCGTCGAATGCGATTACCTG
- a CDS encoding AbrB family transcriptional regulator produces the protein MGSILTTLALLALACAAAFGAQAASIPLPFLIGPLVASGLVATTASARLPDGYRFPPMLRLVFISVIGLMIGAQVTPELFGQASRLAVSFTALTLFVVVAHAYGYSVLRFIGGYDRPTAFYGAAPGGLFESIAMGEEAGADPARLTLQQFLRIIAVVTLLPIGLSLWVGHPVGSSAGVTLARGEVSWSAFPLIACAGAAGIGLGHVLRLPAKQLTGPLSVAAILSLTGLYHVDVPQWLINVAQIVVGTALGMRFTGLSGGLVLRGVGLTVLCVGGMLGLAIIFALALMQVLEQPFDVLLISFAPGGVTEMSLVALSLSANPAFVTLHHIFRILITVVGLGLSSKLVRRRL, from the coding sequence ATGGGATCTATCCTGACCACACTTGCGCTGCTGGCTCTAGCCTGCGCCGCGGCCTTCGGCGCGCAAGCGGCCTCGATACCGCTTCCGTTCCTGATCGGGCCTCTGGTCGCGTCCGGTCTCGTGGCGACAACCGCGTCGGCCCGTTTACCGGATGGTTACCGTTTCCCCCCCATGCTGCGTCTCGTCTTCATTTCGGTCATCGGCCTGATGATCGGCGCGCAGGTCACGCCCGAACTTTTTGGACAGGCCTCGCGTCTTGCGGTCAGTTTCACCGCCCTGACGCTGTTCGTCGTCGTCGCCCACGCCTATGGCTACAGCGTCTTGCGCTTCATCGGCGGGTATGACCGCCCCACCGCGTTCTACGGCGCGGCGCCCGGCGGCTTGTTCGAATCGATTGCCATGGGCGAGGAGGCCGGTGCCGATCCGGCCCGTTTGACGCTGCAACAATTCCTGCGAATCATCGCGGTGGTCACGCTCTTGCCCATCGGCCTGTCGCTTTGGGTCGGCCATCCGGTCGGCAGCTCCGCAGGAGTCACGCTGGCTCGTGGCGAGGTATCGTGGTCGGCCTTTCCCCTGATTGCCTGCGCCGGCGCTGCGGGAATTGGCCTTGGGCATGTGCTGCGCCTTCCGGCAAAGCAACTGACCGGGCCTCTGTCCGTAGCGGCGATACTGTCGCTGACCGGGCTTTATCACGTCGATGTCCCGCAATGGTTGATCAACGTCGCGCAGATTGTCGTCGGCACGGCGCTTGGCATGCGGTTCACGGGGCTGTCCGGCGGGTTGGTACTACGGGGCGTCGGGCTGACTGTCCTGTGTGTCGGAGGGATGCTGGGACTGGCCATCATCTTTGCGCTGGCGCTGATGCAGGTGCTGGAGCAACCGTTCGACGTGTTGCTGATCAGCTTCGCGCCCGGCGGCGTGACCGAGATGTCGCTGGTGGCCCTCAGCCTTTCCGCCAACCCGGCCTTCGTGACGCTGCATCACATCTTTCGGATTTTGATCACCGTGGTCGGCCTTGGCCTCAGCTCCAAACTTGTCCGGCGACGGCTTTGA